In the Brassica napus cultivar Da-Ae chromosome A7, Da-Ae, whole genome shotgun sequence genome, one interval contains:
- the LOC106452784 gene encoding B3 domain-containing protein REM9-like isoform X3 has product METPREPHFFKPLLPGFHSGVAIPLDFYSKHIQGAEINKPWKLRSDASDQIWEVIREGRTLTKGWKEFTEAHDLRIGDIVIFKHEGDMVFHVTPFGPSCCEILWSDADDAPTFSYDYCFLAEVTPTNQKDDKMFLPVEAMRCGALNQQCKEVKLVNKDGKSWTARFGFSESDGAYYISRGWRKFCRDNKCTNGDLFVFNVVGDGTTTPLLCVCPERKECTELLIKHFSRIDGSIASTSRN; this is encoded by the exons ATGGAAACTCCCCGAGAACCTCATTTCTTCAAGCCTCTTCTTCCTGGTTTTCACAGTGGCGTGGCAATACCACTTGACTTCTACTCAAAACACATACAAGGGGCTGAGATCAATAAACCATGGAAGCTAAGATCGGACGCTTCGGATCAAATTTGGGAggtgatccgagaaggcaggaCACTCACCAAAGGTTGGAAAGAGTTCACCGAAGCACATGATCTTCGAATCGGTGACATTGTCATCTTCAAACACGAAGGAGACATGGTCTTTCATGTGACTCCTTTTGGTCCTAGCTGTTGTGAGATTCTGTGGTCCGACGCGGATGATGCTCCTACTTTCTCATACGACTACTGCTTCTTGGCTGAGGTTACTCCTACAAATCAAAAGGACGACAAAATG TTTCTTCCTGTGGAAGCTATGAGGTGTGGTGCTTTGAACCAACAATGCAAAGAGGTCAAACTTGTCAACAAGGACGGAAAGTCATGGACTGCGCGCTTCGGATTTAGCGAATCAGACGGCGCATATTACATCAGCAGAGGGTGGAGAAAGTTCTGTCGTGATAACAAATGCACCAACGGAGATTTGTTTGTGTTCAACGTGGTTGGAGACGGGACGACAACTCCATTACTGTGTGTATGTCCGGAAAGGAAGGAGTGTACTGAACTACTGATCAAGCACTTCAGCAGAATCGATG GTAGCATTGCTTCTACCTCACGAAATTAG